The proteins below come from a single Canis aureus isolate CA01 chromosome 14, VMU_Caureus_v.1.0, whole genome shotgun sequence genomic window:
- the LOC144283786 gene encoding platelet basic protein-like isoform X1, whose amino-acid sequence MNLRPKATSSCTNASTLQVLRGLLLLSLLLTTLIPTAGETKSVDCERFLELRCMCTKTVSGIHPSNIQNLEVLRAGPHCANVEVIAMLKNGKRICLDPEAPKIKRIVQKILESAERTA is encoded by the exons ATGAACCTCAGACCTAAGGCCACCTCCTCCTGTACCAACGCCAGCACTCTCCAGGTCCTacgggggctgctgctgctgtcccTGCTCCTGACTACACTCATCCCCACTGCTGGAGAAA CTAAGAGTGTGGACTGTGAGCGGTTCTTGGAACTTCGCTGCATGTGTACAAAGACTGTCTCTGGCATTCATCCAAGTAACATCCAAAATTTGGAGGTGCTCCGAGCAGGACCCCATTGTGCCAACGTCGAAGTGAT AGCCATGCTGAAGAATGGGAAGAGAATCTGCCTGGACCCAGAAGCTCCCAAAATCAAGAGAATAGTCCAGAAAATTTTGGAAAGTGCTGAGAGAACGGCATGA
- the LOC144283043 gene encoding permeability factor 2-like, which translates to MAPAAPRAPRAPRAPRPLGAARLLLLLLLLLLLGPAGRRAAGAPVVAELRCQCLQTLQGIHLRNIQNVQVTPSGPHCARTEVVATLKDGREVCLNPEAPLVKRMIQKMLSNSN; encoded by the exons AtggcccccgccgcgccccgcgccccccgcgccccccgcgccccccggccccTCGGCGCCGcgcggctgctgctgctcctgctcctgctcctgctcctgggcCCCGCCGGCCGCCGCGCCGCAG GCGCGCCCGTGGTCGCCGAGCTGCGCTGCCAGTGCTTGCAGACCCTGCAGGGCATCCACCTCAGGAACATCCAGAACGTCCAGGTGACGCCCTCGGGCCCCCACTGCGCCCGAACCGAGGTCGT AGCCACTCTCAAGGACGGACGGGAGGTGTGTCTCAACCCCGAGGCCCCGCTGGTCAAGAGAATGATCCAGAAGATGCTGAGCAA CTCCAACTaa